The Acropora muricata isolate sample 2 chromosome 4, ASM3666990v1, whole genome shotgun sequence genome contains the following window.
CAAAGAATCcttaccaggtgatctggtgacgtagtttggaggactgggaggaaaaattttaacgccgtatcccacaaccgcgcgcggccttaggtgttgtttccacaCTCCCTGCAggatttccatcgccaaaactcaacagatcatcccgtgtctaccacatttcctgttactgaatgaacattcaagtagacccgacaagctctaacttcgcctctgccatgttgaattcgaaaataaggccgcgcgcggttgtgggatacggcgttaaaatttttcatcccagtcctccgaattacgtcaccagatcacctggtataaTTGTGTAAGAGAGGTCAGTCTTTACTTTTTAGTCAcggaattttgttgttgttgtttggcttgtctattctttttttctccaaaatttaCTTTCTATTTCACCTCTCCTTTTGGGAATTATTTTGGTGGAGTTTTATTTACAACTTGGTACTCAATTTGAATTTTTATCTGCTTTAACGCATTGCGTTGTACCAAAAActtaatatttacattttatacATAGCTCACCATTTAAAGAAGTGAATGAACGCTAATAGCTATTACAAGCTGCGACAATTGCAGAAAATTGCCCACAAACTTCAGGGCAATTGTTTCCGTCAGCTTGAAATGCTACAAAATCTTATAAAGAAAGTTGGGTTTATGCAAAAATCACGTGAGGATGACTAAGTCTAATGACAGTAAATTCGTATTACAAACCTGTAAAACACAGCATCAAAGCTGAAAAATTCAACACGGTATGAAACTGCACCATTGCCATATATCCCTTCTATCACCTCAACAACACGTTGAAGTTTTACCGTGGTAATTGATCAAGAGAGAATGTTCACCGTCGAGAAACAACGAAAGTCACGCAGGAAAAGGTCGAAAAATTATGACAATCATAACAAAGTTCAATAGTCCTCCGCATACACATTGATGACGACCGCTGTACAAACTATGACATTACAGACGttgaaaaatcaagatggcgTTCGTTGACACgcgaaaataattatttgggaCATCCTTGGCATACGTTATGAAGGTTATTGCCGATGCTTAAAGAGTGACATTCTCAAGATTTAGCAGACCTCTCAACTTTTATTGAAGGTTTATGACTGGAGCAACTTTCAACTAAATGCAGTGGGTAAGGTCCTTGCTCGGTGCATTCACAAGGACAAGACGTCTTGTGGGAACTGACTTGTATGGAAATCAGTATTATGAAACAATTCGAGATGGAAAGAAGCCCAGAAGAGAAATGATCAGTACAGTAGAACACATGCAATACACTCCCGGGATGATGCCAATAGAATGGGAGTCGTGGATACGGGGAAAGAGAGATGACCCACCTACGCATGAAGAATTATTGGCACAGCAAAAGAGAATGCAGATTGTTAAGGAAAGGGCAAAGAAAGTGGAAGAGAAGGACAGAGAAGACCAAATAGAGCAGCAAACATCTCAACTGGTTAGCCAAGCAGGGCATGCGTCAACAACGTTGTTTGAGAGTTTGGAGAATAGAGCAGAACCCACAAGTACTGGCACTATGTTCCAGCCAGGGCAGTGGGCTCCAGAGAAAAATGAACCAGGTAgaaaagaggacgagcaaacttttgAGCCAGAGTCTTGGATGCCGCCTGGAAATAAAGCATCAAAGAAATAAGCCATTAATCAAATTCCTTAAATAGTTAAATTAATATTCCCTGCCAAGCTTATGACCTCACGAGTAAACTGTACCCAGTCCTCTATTTCCTGTTCTATCCTGGAGAATGTAAGCCTGACTGCCAAATGTGTCCGCATTAAATTTCCCAAAAAGGAACAAACTATTTTGTCTGTGGTAAGGTGTGTCCTTAGGCAATGCAGCCAACCTTTGCATAAATTGTGTGGCAATAATGGTTTCTATGCAATTGGCGTGGGTTTCTTTGCAAAACAGATTAATAAAATATTGGTCAAATGCTGCTGTGGTAAGTTAAGTTGATTGGCTTGAGAAGTGCAAACACGAGAGAGTGAGATTAATGCTACTGTGGAGGGGAATTTAAACGTGAGCAAGAAGAGACTGTCATCTGTTCATTATCtgagaaaacaagaaatgtATCTGTGTCACAGAGCTGCCCATGCTGGTTAGGATAAATCTTCTGGAATTGCTAATCTTTCAGTCTGCGACAGTAGATCTGTATGAACATTATACTTTGAGCAGAAGAGATAGCAGAAATTCAGAGGTCTTTTAAAAGTTTTAGATCCCttgaaaactttaatttttacTCCTGATAtaaatgcattttttaaaatttattctaTTGACATTAAAGCAAGTTATCTATTTTAACTGCTATTGATCTAACACACATAATTCTGAGTTTTCGGAGGGTCTGTTGTCTATTTTTTTAGGTCTGAGTTTTAATGACACCCAATGGAACTTTAGAAAGaagtgaattttattttcgcCAAACGCAAGCCTACACATTCTTACTTTACTTGTTTTTTAGTCATGGATAAGTGTAGAAATGACTATATATTAAACGTGAGCAAGAAGAGACTGTTATCTGTTCATTATCtgagaaaacaagaaatgtATCTGTGTCACAGAGCTGCCCATAATATATatgtggctcctcctgaaatgttccgcaattggtataggatttaatggggccgaaaccaattgtagaattacacacattttaggcatcctactgatgaatagttgcaacacagatatattttctagcaactactatcatttgcagtctgtccgctttgaattgtttAGGATTCAGAATACGCAAAATTTGTCACACTCATATCATCACTCACATGTAAATAAATCAATGTGTCAGCGGCAGCTCAACTCTATACAGCGACGCTTCCACAAGCTAATCCTGCAACATTGcaatattatttgaaatttaattATCTTCAATAATATATCCACGACTTGTAATCATTGATCTCCTGGCCTCGGGACATTCTGTGCGCCTGTAAGCGACATGCTAGACATTTTGAGGAGTTCCAGAGGACAATGAACAATTAGACGTAGAAGGAGTCGAAAAGGGAAGAGCAATGTCTTCATCCAGTTGTGAAGTAAGTATTTTAAGACACGAATGAGTTATATTTGAACATGATGAACTTGTGGGTAGTACAATACTCCTGCTTTAAAGTTTTGAAAAGGGATTAAGCATCCCATTGTTAATTAAACGTACTCTGCTTGTAAAATAAATCTGTTTACAAAAACAAACTTGTGGTCAATCCACCCGCCAGAAACTAActgacacaaaaaaaatatataaaattagTAAGGAGTTCCTTTATTGTGCCTTGGTTGTTGTCCAAGCTTGTCAATTACTCGATCGAGGTAAGattgcaaataattataatgtttCGTCTTTAGCCATTTGGAAGTAAGTCGTACCACAAGGATAAAACGcgacagtaacaataacaataggaAATTTACACCTCACGATCTTTCCAATGACAGTTTTCCATTATCTTAAAACAGAGAATCCTCGTTTGAGTTTCTATTAATTAAAAACGAATCAAAAGTAATGTCTTGTAATAAACTTCTAAATAATATCATTTTAAGGCCTTTGTACCGTATAAATCGATCACTACAGAAAATTGAACTAAAAGCTgaaggttttgtttgtttgtactgTCACATAGACAATAGGTAGCTTTAGCATCCACAATTGCAACTGGAATGAGGATGTCACAAATTAATAATTTGACTGGTCAAATGGTAAAAAATTAGCACGCTGTAAATGCAGCAAGCACTTTAAGAATAATTCTGCATCGTactcctctgcaaaacaacattaaatgtccacattttcatttttgacaacACTGTTTGCACCCAAGcaattctttaattctctgtatttgcTTGAACTGCACTCTTTGTGGTCCAATTGTCGTTTACTTCACCGCCATTGTAGAATTCAAAGATGATGGGatagtcgcaaaatagtcacaactccTTTGTCATTGTTAAAGCTCCCTAATCCTGTGTCAAAATGACAGAACCTTTATATTGTAAACGTGGTAGGTCCTGTTATCTCCTCTTTTGTAGTCAgaatagaataattattatatagataTTGTTCTTTGGTGtcaaaaccaaattgagcactctatctgggatgagttcttgctattttgcaattgcacAATTGCTccctagagtactctagtttgagcactctggcaggactgagttaccacatttgtgggaagctcgaggtggcttttaaggcttcactttcatctcagtatcagcactgcactgatgaggcccagaaggccgaaacagttcaCTGTTGCACTGataaggcccagaaggccgaaacagtactgtctgcacgTGTGcagtatgtatatatatattacatgGTAACCTGAATCCCATTTTGACAACCAAGACAGACACTGAATTCATTCTAATTCACACCATATTTTGCTGAAAATGTACCTTTTGAGCAGTTGTACATGTCactattttatattttatctCTGAATTTCATGTTGacttcatttattattttttttttttaggatagTTGCATTCCTTTGCATCTGGGAATAAATAACTATTATCAGTGCATTAAAAATGTCAGGAGTAGGTGCATGTTTAGCTCTGTTTGTTCTTGCTTTCCAAAGTGAACAAGCTGCAGCAACATTTTGGCAAACAGCAGCCTTGCCGTCAGATCCAAACGATCCTTATTACAAGAGTAAGTTCACTTATTACAGGAACATttcaacaatgtaaacaaaacacaaaattttaaGCCCTCATTTCTACATTCATTTAGGCAAATACTTTTATGTGAAAATATCTAAATAAGAGAATTAAGTATTAAACAGAtagaaaacaatttaaaaaagcaattacatgtaattaCATGCACGACAGTACCAATTTGAATTTCTGTGTGGTTTTTTAATGGACCACTAtcaattttatcattttttttgtagCATTCCAACCTGTTCCATCCCCTGAGGTGACTGCAGACAAGATCATCACCAATGTTCTGCACTTTTACCCTGTCACTCCAGACTGGTATAAGAGGCTCCCTCCCGTACTTCAAGATGTTGTATTGGTCATTGATGATTCTGGATCAATTCCTCCTTGTGAATTCCACAAGGGAAAGATTGCATTAAGGAATTTGATTTGGTTAGCGAGGGCAAACCCTGCATATGATAGACACTATGCAGCAGTAGCTTACGCCTGGGCTGCTGTTGTGAGCTTCAAGTTCTTGCCTTCTGCTGCTTCACAAAAAGAGATCATGGCTATTCCATACTCAGGTTCAGCAACCAATATTCACGCTGGACTGGCACAggcaaagaaattatttgatgTCTCTTCATCAGGTTTGTCGAAGTAACAGCACTTAGTGGAGTAGAATTCAGGGAGATAGGCGAGTCATTTCACATTAGCAAAGCAAGTCACAAGAGGTTGTTTGAGATAATGTTGTCGTAAATCAATTTCACAATACAATTGATTGACATGGGGAACAAAATTATTGATTTAATTTGTTGTTATATTATAATGCAAGAAAGTCCGGAATTCTAACTTAATTTTAGAGTAAGCAAATAGACTATTTCCAAATTACCCTTTTTTCCAAAGCGAGTCCTTGCGCActtcctttcatatgaaaattagctttcattcacatgcaaatgcaaactaattttcatatgaaaagatgatcaccaggactcactttgaaaaagagaccaaaggtaattcggaaatggcttATTGTGCTTCCAGTTGAACTGAAATTGCATTCAGTTTTCATTCGAAAAATAGTGATATGAATATAAATATGTTCTGATCCTTGTCCTGGCTCATGTGAAGAATATGCGCAGTTAATAaaaattgacatttttttttataggcAGTCGTGCTGCCGCAAATAAAGTGGTTTTTCTCATCACTGATGGCAGGCCAAATTGGGATCGTAGTCTTACAATTCCTACAGCAGAAGCCCTGAAAAAAGAAGGtgttgagatatttgtgatggCTGTTGGACCCAACATCAAAGATATTCATAAGATGGTGAAAGTGGCCTCATACCCTCCAGAGCGCTTCTTTTTCAGGGTCAATAATCTCTCAGGATTATTGAATGTCATTGCATTGGTTGCAAAGAAGATTGCTCCCCAGAAAGCTGACTCACTTTTCAATGACCAGTAGCGTCTCATCAAGTAGCCATTGATAAATCATAGAGAAATCCTTGTctatgtttcttttttaagaACGCCTTTGTAGAAGGGAATATTCGCGAGCATCATTGTTTGCCTTTTCtccattaaaaaattaaatttgtctCCGAGTGGTATCTTGTTGTACTCCAATCGACTTTGCTGGATTCTCCGGCCGCGGGAGATCATTTCAACGATATAACTAGTAGATATGTTTCCAAGTTTATTCGGAAGGTCTCGCAATGTAGGAATACAGTAATTATCCAAAGGTCTCAATCCGATCACGGTCAAAGGTCTAATAAAAACTTAGCGAGAAGGGCTACTTTTGTATACAGTTGCATTAATATAATTTCCTGTTTTCTATTTCCTGTTTTCAATCACTGGCTTAATCACGCGT
Protein-coding sequences here:
- the LOC136913563 gene encoding NADH dehydrogenase [ubiquinone] 1 alpha subcomplex assembly factor 2-like produces the protein MQWVRSLLGAFTRTRRLVGTDLYGNQYYETIRDGKKPRREMISTVEHMQYTPGMMPIEWESWIRGKRDDPPTHEELLAQQKRMQIVKERAKKVEEKDREDQIEQQTSQLVSQAGHASTTLFESLENRAEPTSTGTMFQPGQWAPEKNEPGRKEDEQTFEPESWMPPGNKASKK
- the LOC136913560 gene encoding integrin alpha-E-like, with product MSGVGACLALFVLAFQSEQAAATFWQTAALPSDPNDPYYKTFQPVPSPEVTADKIITNVLHFYPVTPDWYKRLPPVLQDVVLVIDDSGSIPPCEFHKGKIALRNLIWLARANPAYDRHYAAVAYAWAAVVSFKFLPSAASQKEIMAIPYSGSATNIHAGLAQAKKLFDVSSSGSRAAANKVVFLITDGRPNWDRSLTIPTAEALKKEGVEIFVMAVGPNIKDIHKMVKVASYPPERFFFRVNNLSGLLNVIALVAKKIAPQKADSLFNDQ